The segment AGCAGGCTCAGGCCGAACTGCGAGAGTTGCTCGAGACGTACGACGTTCGGATCAGCGCGCTCGCCATCCACAACAATCCGCTTCACCCCGACGACGACCGAGGCGATCGAGCGGACACCGAACTCCGCGAGGCGATCGAACTCGCGTCCCAACTCGAGGTCGGAACCGTCACCTGCTTTTCGGGGCTCCCGGCCGGCGGCCCGAACGACGAGGTTCCCAACTGGATCACGACACCCTGGCCGCCCGAGCACGCCGAGGCCCTCGCGTATCAGTGGAACGTCGCCCTCGAGTACTGGGACGACCTCGCGGCCCACGCGGCGGACCACGACGTCGACGTCGCGATCGAGATGCACCCCAACATGTTGGTCTACGAGCCCAGCGGGATGGCGCGGCTGCGCGAGGAGACCAACGATCGCATCGGCGCGAACTTCGATCCCTCCCACCTCTACTGGCAGGGCATCTCCGTCACGGACGCCATCCGGTTTCTCGGCGAGCGAAACGCGATCCACCACGTCCACGCCAAGGACACTCGGATATACGACGAACAGGCGCGCCTGAAGGGCGTCCTCGATACGACCGCCTACGACGACGAGCCGAACCGGTCGTGGCTGTTCCGATCGGTCGGTTACGGCCACGACGAGTCCCACTGGAAGGAAATCGTCTCGACGCTCCGGATAGTCGGCTACGACGACGTCCTGAGCATCGAACACGAAGACTCGCTGACGAGTTCGCGTGAGGGCCTCGAGAAGGCGATCGAACTGCTCGAGCGGGCAGTGTTCCGGACCGAGCCGGGCGAAGCGTACTGGGCGGAGTGAGCGCCGGCGGCCGCGTTCGCGCCGGTTCCCCGTGGTACTATGTCGGTCGCTGTTGGGAGTGTCTACGTATGACGCTGTCAGTCGGTGTCCTCGGCTACCGGTTCATGGGGAAAGCACACGCGAACGCGATGGCTCGGCTCCCGATGTTCTTTCCCGACGCTCCGGCCATCGATCGACACGTCCTAGTCGGCCGCGACGAGCGGGCGCTGTCGGAGGCCGCAGATCGACTCGGATTCGCCTCGATTTCGACGGACTGGGAAGCGGTCGTCGACGACGTCGACGTCTTCTACAATCTCGGTCCGAACCACGTCCACGCCGAGCCGTCGATCGCCGCCCTCGAGGCGGGGACGCCGGTGTTCTGCGAGAAGCCGCTCGCGCCGACGCTCGAGGAAGCAGAACGAATGATCGAGGCGTCGCGCGAGGCCGGCGACGACGTTCCCGCGGGCTGTGCGTTCAACTACCGGTTCGTCCCCGCGATCCGGTACGCGAAGGGACTGCTCGAGGCGGGCGAACTCGGCGAGATCCACCACGTTCGCGGGCGGTACCTGCAGGACTGGCTGGTCGACCCAGACGCGCCGTGGTCCTGGCGCAACGACAAGGAACTGGCGGGATCGGGCGCACTCGGTGATCTGGGTGCCCACACGATCGATCTCGTTCGTTTTCTCGTCGGGAGCGACGACCTCGCTGGCGAGATCGAACGCGTTAGCGGCCACCTTCAGACGTTCGTCGAGGAGCGGCCGGTGGAGGGGGCCGGAACATCAGCGGAGCCTCGAGCGACCGAAGACGACAAGGCCGTCGAGCGCGACGACACGCGCCCCGTGACCGTCGACGATGCCTACACCGCCCAGCTCGCGTTCGAAAGCGGTGCGATGGGAACGCTCGAGGCCTCCCGGTTCGCGACGGGACACAAGAACGATCACACGATCGAGATCCACGGCTCCGAGGGGAGCCTGCGATTCTCGCTCGAGCGCATGAACGAACTCGAGGTACTGCGTGGCGACGCTCGAGGCTACGAGACGGTGCTGGTTACCGACGAGGACGATCCCTACGTCGACCACTGGTGGCCACCCGGCCACGTCCTCGGCTGGGAGCACACGTTCGTCCACGAGAACTACGAGTTCCTCTCTGCGGTGGCGAACGGAACGTCGTTCGAGCCGAGCTTTGAGGACGGCCTCGCCGCCCAACGCGTCCTCGCGGCGATCGAAACCAGCGACGAGCGTCGAACGTGGGTCGCGCCGGACGAATCGTCGTAGCTCCAGCTGTCAGGACGACTCGAGTCTGGTCACGGTGTGGATCTCGTCGTAGCGGACGCTGCCCTCGGTCAGGGGCTGTCCGTCGAGTTCGAGATATCCCGGATCGATGCCGGTGACTTCGCCCGTAATCGTCGGGCTATCGCTGCCGGTCCGCTCGGCCTCGCGTATCTCGACGGTGTCGCCAACGTCGACGTGCTCTTGAATCAGTTTCGCGGCTCGTTTCTGGTCGGCTTCCGGAGGAATCGTTAGTTCGGTCATCGTACGCCACCGGAG is part of the Natrarchaeobius halalkaliphilus genome and harbors:
- a CDS encoding sugar phosphate isomerase/epimerase family protein — its product is MEIGVHTPPLADESLEGALAYLSEFGVDAIEPGVGGHPGDDHLVRREYLDDEQAQAELRELLETYDVRISALAIHNNPLHPDDDRGDRADTELREAIELASQLEVGTVTCFSGLPAGGPNDEVPNWITTPWPPEHAEALAYQWNVALEYWDDLAAHAADHDVDVAIEMHPNMLVYEPSGMARLREETNDRIGANFDPSHLYWQGISVTDAIRFLGERNAIHHVHAKDTRIYDEQARLKGVLDTTAYDDEPNRSWLFRSVGYGHDESHWKEIVSTLRIVGYDDVLSIEHEDSLTSSREGLEKAIELLERAVFRTEPGEAYWAE
- a CDS encoding Gfo/Idh/MocA family protein; translation: MTLSVGVLGYRFMGKAHANAMARLPMFFPDAPAIDRHVLVGRDERALSEAADRLGFASISTDWEAVVDDVDVFYNLGPNHVHAEPSIAALEAGTPVFCEKPLAPTLEEAERMIEASREAGDDVPAGCAFNYRFVPAIRYAKGLLEAGELGEIHHVRGRYLQDWLVDPDAPWSWRNDKELAGSGALGDLGAHTIDLVRFLVGSDDLAGEIERVSGHLQTFVEERPVEGAGTSAEPRATEDDKAVERDDTRPVTVDDAYTAQLAFESGAMGTLEASRFATGHKNDHTIEIHGSEGSLRFSLERMNELEVLRGDARGYETVLVTDEDDPYVDHWWPPGHVLGWEHTFVHENYEFLSAVANGTSFEPSFEDGLAAQRVLAAIETSDERRTWVAPDESS